A genome region from Paracoccus stylophorae includes the following:
- a CDS encoding cryptochrome/photolyase family protein yields MVQICWFRRVLRLDDHPALVAAARAGPVIPLVILDPAEARDHPASAQRQAMSLPHLQTALHRHNSRLIVRRGDPAEVLERIARQTGAKGVHGTEGFPFASDHGLKAAVERGGATLHLHPLADLVPRACVRTQQGGVYQVFTPFWRALRGVDIPPPLDPPRLTLPQSWPDSDGPDWPEARAAMDRGWDVVAEHIAAGEDAARDRLDQFLHGPVTDYASHRDQPWRGSATSGLSDALAVGEISARRIWHTGLATREDGTPGADDFLREVAWREFARELFHESPDMGERCWREGWNDFPWRRDNADARDWRRARTGVPMVDAGLRELFVTGRMHNRVRMIAGSYLTKHLLTDWRVGLDWFARTLIDWDAASNAMNWQWVAGCGPDASPYFRVFNPELQAKKFDGDARYRDHWLKPDSPGACAFAQAAPRSWNVDLVRRPLPALSLSRGRAQALTAYEDFKE; encoded by the coding sequence ATGGTGCAGATTTGCTGGTTCAGGCGGGTGTTGCGGCTGGACGACCACCCGGCGCTGGTCGCGGCGGCAAGGGCCGGGCCGGTCATTCCCCTTGTGATCCTGGACCCGGCCGAGGCGCGCGATCATCCCGCCAGCGCACAGCGTCAGGCGATGTCGCTGCCCCATCTGCAAACCGCGCTGCACCGCCACAACAGCCGGCTGATCGTCCGGCGCGGCGACCCGGCCGAGGTGCTGGAACGGATCGCGCGGCAGACCGGTGCCAAGGGCGTGCACGGCACCGAGGGCTTTCCGTTTGCCAGCGATCACGGGCTGAAGGCGGCGGTCGAACGCGGCGGGGCCACGCTGCACCTGCATCCGCTGGCCGATCTGGTGCCGCGTGCCTGCGTGCGCACGCAGCAGGGCGGCGTCTATCAGGTGTTCACGCCGTTCTGGCGCGCGTTGCGCGGGGTGGACATCCCGCCGCCGCTGGACCCGCCTCGCCTGACCCTGCCGCAGTCCTGGCCCGACAGCGACGGCCCTGACTGGCCCGAGGCGCGGGCGGCGATGGATCGCGGATGGGACGTGGTGGCCGAACATATCGCGGCGGGCGAGGATGCGGCGCGCGACCGGCTGGACCAGTTCCTGCACGGCCCGGTGACGGATTACGCCAGCCACCGCGACCAGCCGTGGCGGGGTTCGGCGACATCGGGTCTGTCCGACGCGCTGGCCGTGGGCGAGATCAGCGCGCGCCGCATCTGGCACACGGGTCTTGCCACGCGCGAGGACGGAACTCCGGGCGCCGACGATTTCCTGCGCGAGGTGGCGTGGCGCGAATTCGCGCGCGAATTGTTCCACGAAAGCCCGGACATGGGCGAACGCTGCTGGCGCGAGGGATGGAACGATTTTCCATGGAGACGCGACAACGCCGATGCGCGCGACTGGCGACGGGCCCGCACCGGCGTGCCGATGGTCGATGCCGGACTGCGCGAATTGTTCGTGACCGGCCGGATGCACAACCGGGTGCGGATGATCGCCGGCAGCTATCTGACCAAGCATCTTCTGACCGACTGGCGGGTCGGGCTGGACTGGTTCGCGCGCACGCTGATCGACTGGGACGCGGCGTCGAACGCGATGAACTGGCAATGGGTCGCGGGATGCGGGCCGGACGCCTCGCCCTATTTCCGGGTGTTCAATCCCGAATTGCAGGCGAAGAAATTCGACGGCGACGCGCGCTATCGCGACCATTGGCTGAAGCCCGATTCGCCCGGCGCGTGCGCCTTTGCGCAGGCCGCGCCGCGATCCTGGAACGTCGATCTGGTTCGCCGGCCCCTGCCCGCCCTTTCGTTGTCGCGGGGTCGGGCGCAGGCGCTGACCGCCTATGAGGATTTCAAGGAGTAG
- a CDS encoding DUF2177 family protein, whose protein sequence is MKMAILYISTLVIFLAVDVVGIKTIIRPIFERHVGDLMADPLRLGPAAAFYAFYVVGLLYFVSVPALRADAPIQAALAGAFLGLLCYGTYEFTSLAILRDWSWQQVIADTSWGAALTGFSAWAGVTIARMVG, encoded by the coding sequence ATGAAAATGGCGATTCTCTATATCTCGACACTGGTGATTTTCCTGGCGGTGGACGTGGTCGGCATCAAGACGATCATCCGGCCGATCTTTGAACGCCATGTCGGCGATCTGATGGCCGATCCGCTGCGGCTTGGCCCGGCGGCGGCGTTCTATGCGTTCTATGTCGTGGGCCTGCTGTATTTCGTGTCGGTCCCGGCGCTGCGCGCGGATGCGCCGATCCAGGCGGCGTTGGCGGGCGCGTTTCTGGGACTGCTGTGTTACGGCACCTATGAATTCACCAGCCTGGCCATCCTGCGCGACTGGTCGTGGCAGCAGGTGATCGCGGACACGTCGTGGGGCGCGGCGCTGACCGGGTTTTCGGCATGGGCCGGCGTGACGATCGCGCGGATGGTCGGCTGA
- a CDS encoding SDR family NAD(P)-dependent oxidoreductase, with product MRALILGASGGIGGAVAARLRDGGGHVTGLSRSADGLDLTEAATLQDHATRLAGQEFDLIFNATGALMIGEDRPEKSFEAARADAMARQFALNATGVALAIRYFAPLLAGDRRAVFASLSARVGSIGDNRLGGWFGYRAAKAAQNQIIRCGAIEWRRRNARSIFVALHPGTVTTPLTARYADRYPTISPARSAEALLSVIDGLTPQDSGGFYDWKGQRIEW from the coding sequence ATGCGCGCGCTGATCCTGGGTGCATCGGGCGGGATCGGCGGCGCGGTGGCCGCGCGGCTGCGCGACGGCGGCGGGCACGTCACCGGCCTGTCGCGCAGCGCGGACGGGCTGGATCTGACCGAGGCGGCGACGTTGCAGGATCACGCCACCCGTCTGGCGGGGCAGGAGTTCGACCTGATCTTCAACGCCACCGGCGCGCTGATGATCGGCGAGGACCGCCCCGAAAAAAGCTTCGAGGCGGCGCGGGCGGACGCCATGGCCCGGCAATTCGCGCTGAACGCGACGGGTGTGGCGCTGGCGATCCGGTATTTCGCGCCGCTGCTGGCCGGGGACCGGCGGGCGGTCTTTGCGTCGCTGTCGGCGCGCGTCGGTTCGATCGGGGACAACCGGCTTGGGGGCTGGTTCGGCTATCGCGCCGCCAAGGCCGCGCAGAACCAGATCATCCGCTGCGGCGCCATCGAATGGCGGCGCCGCAACGCCCGCAGCATCTTTGTCGCGCTGCATCCCGGCACGGTGACGACGCCGCTGACGGCGCGCTATGCCGACCGCTATCCGACCATTTCGCCCGCCCGCAGCGCCGAGGCGCTGTTGTCGGTGATCGACGGGCTGACGCCCCAGGACAGCGGCGGATTTTACGACTGGAAGGGCCAGCGGATCGAGTGGTGA
- a CDS encoding glutathione peroxidase, giving the protein MHRRLFLSFATVVSAAFTGLSRRAAAESTPHFTFPSIDGGMLDSADWRGRPVLVVNTASLCGFAGQLRDMQTMQDEYGPQGLVVVAVPSNDFDQELDDAAKVKEYCTIEYGITLPMTDILPVAKGEVHPFYRWVRQQTGFVPKWNFSKVLLDPQGRILGTWGSFTKPDGRQIHAAFAPYLAG; this is encoded by the coding sequence ATGCATCGCCGCCTGTTTCTGTCCTTTGCCACCGTGGTCTCCGCCGCCTTCACCGGGCTCAGCCGTCGCGCGGCGGCCGAATCGACGCCGCATTTCACCTTCCCCTCGATCGACGGGGGAATGCTGGACAGCGCCGACTGGCGCGGTCGGCCGGTCCTGGTCGTCAACACCGCCTCGCTGTGCGGCTTTGCCGGGCAGTTGCGCGACATGCAGACCATGCAGGACGAATACGGACCGCAGGGGCTGGTCGTGGTCGCGGTGCCGTCCAACGACTTCGATCAGGAACTGGACGACGCCGCCAAGGTCAAGGAATACTGCACCATCGAATACGGCATCACCCTGCCGATGACCGACATCCTGCCGGTCGCCAAGGGCGAGGTGCATCCGTTCTATCGGTGGGTGCGCCAGCAGACCGGCTTCGTGCCGAAATGGAACTTCTCCAAGGTGCTGCTGGACCCGCAGGGCCGCATCCTGGGCACGTGGGGGTCCTTTACCAAGCCCGACGGGCGGCAGATTCACGCGGCCTTCGCCCCCTATCTGGCGGGCTAA
- a CDS encoding tryptophan-rich sensory protein has protein sequence MKNPLAIAVLLAALAFAASPLIFQNFAGYDPGQFPVPQDDPPVQPAGWAFSIWGLIYVWLIAGAAFGLWRRPDDDHWRAMRPPLLASLSVGVFWLWVAARAPVWATVLILLMLVFALTAFLRAGRDDPLWQIRPVALYAGWLTAASGVSAGIVLGGYGIVSAPWAAVLCLAGVTVIALAVQRMKPGEWAYSAAVIWALLGVIAANLSPFNIVIVLIAVMGSVLLAAHGILGATRS, from the coding sequence ATGAAGAACCCGCTTGCCATCGCCGTTCTGCTGGCCGCGCTGGCATTCGCCGCCTCGCCGCTGATCTTCCAGAACTTCGCGGGCTATGATCCGGGCCAGTTCCCGGTGCCGCAGGACGACCCGCCGGTCCAGCCGGCGGGCTGGGCGTTTTCCATCTGGGGGCTGATCTATGTCTGGCTGATCGCGGGCGCGGCCTTTGGCCTGTGGCGGCGGCCCGACGACGATCACTGGCGCGCGATGCGGCCGCCCTTGCTGGCCAGCCTGTCGGTCGGGGTCTTCTGGCTGTGGGTCGCCGCCCGCGCGCCGGTCTGGGCCACGGTGCTGATCCTGCTGATGCTGGTCTTCGCGCTGACCGCCTTTCTTCGCGCCGGGCGCGACGATCCGCTGTGGCAGATCCGCCCCGTTGCACTGTATGCGGGCTGGCTGACGGCGGCGTCGGGCGTCTCGGCCGGGATCGTGCTGGGCGGATACGGGATCGTGTCCGCGCCATGGGCCGCCGTGCTGTGTCTGGCGGGCGTCACCGTCATCGCCCTTGCGGTGCAGCGGATGAAGCCCGGCGAATGGGCCTATTCCGCCGCCGTCATCTGGGCGCTGTTGGGGGTGATCGCGGCCAATCTTTCGCCGTTCAACATCGTGATCGTGCTGATCGCGGTCATGGGGTCGGTGTTGCTGGCGGCGCATGGTATCCTCGGGGCGACTCGCAGCTGA
- a CDS encoding host attachment family protein has translation MTIDTLSNETWVLIADGEKALFLVNEGDGEYPVLRVRHEEQQENPSDREQSANRPGRQHQRVGEGRSAYDDTDWHELAKERFADHLAELLYERAHRGAFDRIVLVAAPKILAELRSKIHKEVADRVVGEVPKTLTNHPVDEIEKILLSELG, from the coding sequence ATGACGATCGACACGCTGAGCAACGAAACCTGGGTTCTGATCGCCGACGGGGAAAAGGCGCTGTTTCTGGTCAACGAGGGCGACGGCGAATACCCGGTCCTGCGGGTGCGGCACGAAGAACAGCAGGAAAACCCGTCGGATCGCGAACAATCCGCCAACCGGCCCGGCCGGCAGCATCAGCGCGTCGGAGAGGGGCGGTCGGCCTATGACGACACCGACTGGCACGAACTGGCCAAGGAACGCTTTGCCGATCATCTGGCCGAACTGCTTTACGAACGCGCTCATCGCGGGGCCTTCGACCGCATCGTTCTGGTCGCCGCGCCCAAGATCCTGGCCGAACTGCGCAGCAAGATCCACAAGGAGGTCGCCGACCGCGTCGTGGGCGAGGTTCCCAAGACGCTGACCAATCATCCCGTGGACGAGATCGAAAAGATCCTGTTGTCGGAACTGGGCTGA
- a CDS encoding universal stress protein, with protein sequence MFRKIMVPIDLTHADRIGRAVDVATQLARQWDAPITFVGATASTPGPIAHNPQEYARKLADYARGIGTDAGVRADSLALTLTDPAVELDHALLDAARDMEADLVVMASHIPGMADRVWPSHGGKLARNARASVFVVRPEA encoded by the coding sequence ATGTTCCGCAAGATCATGGTTCCCATCGACCTGACCCATGCCGACCGGATCGGCCGCGCCGTCGATGTGGCGACGCAGTTGGCGCGGCAATGGGATGCGCCGATCACCTTTGTCGGTGCGACCGCCTCGACCCCCGGCCCGATCGCGCATAATCCGCAGGAATACGCGCGAAAGCTGGCCGACTACGCGCGCGGCATCGGCACCGATGCGGGCGTCAGGGCCGACAGCCTTGCGCTGACCCTGACGGACCCGGCGGTCGAGCTGGATCACGCGCTGCTGGATGCGGCGCGGGACATGGAGGCCGACCTGGTGGTGATGGCCTCGCACATTCCCGGCATGGCCGACCGCGTCTGGCCCTCGCATGGCGGCAAGCTGGCCCGGAACGCGCGCGCCTCGGTCTTCGTGGTCCGGCCCGAGGCCTGA
- a CDS encoding acetyl-CoA hydrolase/transferase C-terminal domain-containing protein: protein MIRLDDPDAAARQIVERTVGEIRLAVPLGLGKPVSLVNALVRRACDDPGIRLSIFTALTLERPRPSSDLERRFLAPAMDRLFGAYPAVLYVDLLRRGKLPDNITVNEFFFQAGNWLDVNRAQQSYISVNYTDALDVLIARRPNVIAQLVPEREGRVSLSSNTDISADLFRLRAEGRMDFLAVAEINPQLPFLQGEGAVLDCEDFALILDQPAPFELFSAVKRPVNDASHAIGLHVSRLVKDGGTLQIGIGSVGDAVANALRLRHQGRADGIQQACPFPVRQDAGGRFDQGLYAVTEMLVGGLLALFQDGIVKRKVDGRAIHAGFFVESRDFYRSLREMPEDRRDLIGMMPVSFTNQIRGDEAARRAARRDARFVNEAMKVSLLGDVMSDSVADGQVVSGVGGQYDFVAQAFALPGAHAIIALPATRRSGARLDSNICWQVDSVTIPRHLRDIVVTEYGIADLRGRSDAGVIARLIAIADSRFQPDLIARAMAAGKLPRDFRLPDAAQRNLPDTVSGWLDPWRADLPAFPLGTDFSEIERDLLPALRILERLSPSVGGKARLALAALRARPHPQEGRAMTRMGFAPGFPTSLTALALRGALRLSAEARPRTWPR from the coding sequence TCTTTACCGCGCTGACGCTGGAACGGCCGCGCCCGTCCTCGGATCTGGAACGCCGGTTTCTGGCGCCGGCGATGGATCGGCTGTTCGGCGCCTATCCCGCGGTGCTGTATGTCGATCTGCTGCGGCGCGGCAAGCTGCCCGACAACATCACCGTCAACGAATTCTTCTTTCAGGCCGGCAACTGGCTGGACGTGAACCGGGCGCAGCAGAGCTATATCTCGGTCAACTATACCGACGCGCTGGACGTGCTGATCGCGCGCCGGCCGAACGTGATCGCGCAGCTGGTGCCGGAACGCGAAGGGCGCGTCAGCCTGTCGTCGAATACCGACATCTCGGCCGATCTGTTCCGCCTGCGGGCCGAGGGGCGGATGGATTTCCTGGCCGTCGCGGAAATCAACCCGCAACTGCCGTTTCTTCAAGGCGAGGGGGCGGTGCTGGACTGCGAGGACTTCGCGCTGATCCTGGATCAGCCCGCCCCGTTCGAGCTGTTTTCCGCCGTCAAGCGCCCGGTGAACGATGCAAGCCACGCCATCGGCCTGCATGTGTCGCGGCTGGTCAAGGATGGCGGCACGTTGCAGATCGGCATCGGCTCGGTCGGGGATGCGGTGGCGAACGCGCTGCGCCTGCGCCATCAGGGCCGGGCGGACGGCATCCAGCAAGCCTGCCCGTTCCCGGTCCGGCAGGACGCCGGCGGCCGGTTCGATCAGGGGCTTTACGCCGTGACCGAGATGCTGGTCGGCGGCCTTCTGGCGCTGTTTCAGGACGGCATCGTCAAGCGCAAGGTGGACGGGCGCGCCATCCATGCCGGGTTTTTCGTCGAAAGCCGCGATTTCTATCGCAGCCTGCGCGAGATGCCCGAGGACCGGCGCGACCTGATCGGGATGATGCCGGTCAGCTTCACCAACCAGATCCGCGGCGACGAAGCCGCCCGCCGCGCCGCCCGCCGCGATGCGCGTTTCGTCAACGAGGCGATGAAGGTCTCGTTGCTGGGCGATGTCATGTCGGATTCCGTGGCCGACGGGCAGGTGGTCAGCGGGGTGGGCGGGCAATACGACTTTGTCGCGCAGGCCTTTGCGCTGCCGGGCGCGCATGCGATCATCGCGCTGCCGGCGACGCGCCGGTCGGGCGCGCGGCTGGACAGCAATATCTGCTGGCAGGTCGACAGCGTGACCATCCCGCGGCATCTGCGCGACATCGTGGTGACGGAATACGGCATCGCCGATCTTCGCGGACGCTCGGACGCGGGCGTGATCGCGCGGCTGATCGCAATTGCCGACAGCCGGTTCCAGCCCGACCTGATCGCAAGGGCGATGGCGGCCGGCAAGCTGCCGCGCGATTTCCGCCTGCCCGACGCGGCGCAGCGGAACCTGCCCGACACGGTCTCTGGGTGGCTCGACCCCTGGCGGGCTGACCTGCCGGCTTTTCCCCTGGGCACCGATTTCAGCGAGATCGAACGGGACCTGCTTCCGGCGTTGCGGATTCTGGAACGCCTGTCGCCGTCCGTGGGCGGCAAGGCGCGGCTGGCGCTGGCGGCGCTGCGGGCACGGCCGCACCCGCAGGAAGGCCGGGCGATGACGCGGATGGGCTTTGCGCCCGGATTTCCGACCAGCCTGACGGCTCTGGCGCTGCGCGGCGCGCTGCGACTGAGCGCCGAGGCGCGGCCGAGGACATGGCCGCGTTGA